A single genomic interval of Musa acuminata AAA Group cultivar baxijiao chromosome BXJ3-4, Cavendish_Baxijiao_AAA, whole genome shotgun sequence harbors:
- the LOC135584809 gene encoding protein NETWORKED 1D-like: protein MATLSHSESRRLYSWWWNSHISPKNSKWLQENLADMDGKVKAMIRIIEEDADSFAKRAEMYYKKRPELMKLVEEFYRAYRALAERYDHATGVLRQAHQTMAVVFPNQIPLEISDESPSGFPAADVEPVSSEMLMELIDANGSRLDASGVPSFYDAMKMSGAFPEVIDAAFAEVIMTKGFNSQEDDGKDSELKLLREENSRLSQENLDFKNQIKLESVRANGAETEVQQLKEAFSKENEDALCRYHESVARASYLETEISCIQEDLKKLNDEMLIQTERLTSAEEQRLVLEKANQSLELELDMLKQKTREQQEEISMKGEELAKLEISLHDEHVKSMKNEIDFWSLEKQYTESLEEMRVALEKLKEMKLTKLSLEDEVMKIREENNRLNEQKLSSTLKIIDLQDEIILLRDLKGKLEDEVNHCGEQKEVIHLELCQLKEDRNNIQKRHQVLKEQIQAMSLEMESLQAMINELRNENSDLKETIKKHELEEVLYLQNTEHMEKQYAESQEEVRGLHEKLKEMELTKWNLEEELQKIKKKNNRLHEQKLPSTLKIISLQDEIIFLKNLKGKLEDELKLCREEKDILHLELCQLKEDKNNLEERHHVLNNQTHAVTMEMETLQALMKELKNSNNDLKEINKKHEHDKILYVQNMKHIQTMSERNAILETSLSNANDELKRLQEKLKTSEDSCKNLQRRVSLDQTEKAVLISHMDTAAQNIEKLLNKNTFLQNSLSDVNAELDSLKEKLKSLDESCRSLHDQKSTLLSEKDTLVSQVESISWSLRNLENSYTELEGKCSNLEWEKASILYHVAELQQLLRQEKDKHTALIDSSKNQLSTLEDQIYHLEKQGRQREEELEVEQHRIMNAQIEIFILQRCLCDMEEQSLSHSVGFQRHEENLRSAEKLIVELEQECLMNKKKMESLVEHNEKLREWILRIVKLLEIDLKYVSFDDVKDDFLLQLILCEVRHLLKSISEAYDEKQILILEKSVVVTLLEQFGLYVSDLRAEMMALDRKSKTRTEEFTALKDKNDEILQVNKQLREKLQASNQREELLNTEVDTLFRQLLQLQEAHCKLQSETSKMFEGNQFLSKKLHELRKTKEKLEEENSAMLAEIMALDYLSVALRNSSAERGLELQILSDERDCLCKARNDLVQEITQISEKVEVLELENKHLKVSFTKLEECRRYLLRLDNDLNMARNVINVCEQLNLQSHTGNNLVLEKDAESSQVKNNRDRNLKDLKINTNEAEIVREEMEKKISSSEGYGCKRNELACLHQANEIMKSEMDRMNEHADKLRIKEDNLTTELPKRTDETKSSEVEILSLLNDVQCATITATLFREKVIELILTCESIERSALLNRKVLHEELMHRDARVDELKEKVNALEGENRRLKEELNAYLSLLGNFWDDIAILEEQTLYLGKHHPSPTNQGKQEKQTRSAHQRSQELSQTCSARSPPGILELQKLQAKVKALQKLVRKTRSLLDLERLGTHAGLEAACREIEAVKSKDKLDTDMRKMKYERIMRDIQLDIVLNSSRHGSSNIHSHGANKRENASEASGQPLELWGTTSEGNCSNETQKSPPVIEELSAAHHLIEEMEGNHPSSEPVSEKELGVDKLEVAKIAESPQEWSRRVMEMLRSDAQRLMVLQATTQELHKNMEELEKINHPTRSDLDAIKLQLQEAESATSKLSAINSKLTEKAASFSEPPDQTGEKKDAENRSRRQISDRAEKLSEKIGRLELDLQKAQSTLQKIEEEHRSKKTRSVQKSGVLLKEYIYGKRDSVKKKKKRGACGCMRPKAKGD, encoded by the exons ATGGCAACACTGTCACATTCTGAATCCAGGCGCCTGTACTCATGGTGGTGGAATAGTCATATCAGCCCAAAGAATTCTAAGTGGCTTCAAGAAAACCTTGCAG ACATGGATGGCAAGGTCAAAGCCATGatcagaattattgaagaagatgCTGATTCCTTTGCAAAAAGAGCAGAAATGTACTACAAGAAGCGCCCCGAGCTCATGAAACTGGTAGAGGAATTCTACCGAGCTTACCGTGCTTTGGCAGAAAGATACGACCATGCCACTGGGGTGCTTCGTCAGGCTCACCAGACTATGGCTGTCGTCTTCCCCAACCAAATTCCGCTTGAGATATCTGATGAATCCCCTTCTGGATTTCCTGCTGCAGATGTGGAGCCAGTTAGTTCTGAAATGCTCATGGAACTAATTGATGCTAATGGTTCAAGGCTCGATGCTTCAGGTGTGCCATCATTCTATGATGCCATGAAGATGAGTGGGGCTTTTCCTGAAGTGATTGATGCAGCATTTGCTGAAGTGATCATGACAAAGGGCTTCAACTCTCAAGAGGATGATGGAAAGGATTCAGAGTTGAAGTTACTTCGGGAAGAGAATTCCAGGTTGTCGCAGGAAAACTTGGATTTCAAGAATCAGATCAAGTTGGAGTCAGTGCGTGCCAATGGAGCTGAAACAGAAGTTCAACAGCTAAAAGAGGCCTTTTCCAAAGAAAACGAAGATGCTCTTTGTCGATACCATGAATCTGTGGCAAGAGCATCTTATCTGGAAACAGAAATATCTTGCATCCAAGAAGACCTTAAGAAGCTTAATGATGAGATGCTAATCCAAACTGAGAGATTAACTAGTGCTGAGGAGCAAAGACTTGTTTTGGAGAAGGCAAATCAATCTTTGGAATTGGAACTTGACATGCTGAAGCAGAAAACAAGAGAGCAACAGGAAGAGATTAGCATGAAgggagaagagttggcaaaactaGAAATATCCTTGCATGATGAACATGTAAAAAGCATGAAGAACGAAATCGATTTCTGGTCTCTTGAGAAGCAATACACTGAATCCCTGGAAGAGATGAGAGTTGCACTTGAGAAGTTGAAAGAAATGAAGCTGACCAAATTGAGCTTAGAAGATGAAGTGATGAAGATTAGGGAGGAAAATAACAGACTGAATGAACAAAAGCTTTCATCTACACTGAAGATAATCGATCTGCAAGATGAGATCATTCTCTTGAGGGATTTAAAAGGAAAACTTGAAGATGAAGTGAATCACTGTGGAGAGCAAAAGGAAGTTATTCATCTAGAGCTCTGTCAGCTTAAAGAAGACAGAAACAATATACAAAAAAGACATCAAGTGCTGAAAGAACAAATACAAGCAATGTCTCTGGAAATGGAATCCCTTCAGGCAATGATAAATGAGTTGAGGAATGAAAACAGTGACCTCAAAGAGACCATCAAGAAACATGAGTTGGAAGAAGTTCTTTATTTGCAGAACACGGAACACATGGAGAAGCAGTATGCTGAATCACAGGAAGAGGTGAGAGGTCTCCATGAGAAGCTGAAAGAGATGGAACTGACTAAATGGAACTTAGAGGAAGAACTGCAGAAGATTAAGAAGAAAAATAACAGACTGCATGAACAAAAACTTCCGTCTACTCTAAAGATTATCAGTCTGCAGGATGAGATAATTTTCCTGAAGAATTTAAAAGGAAAACTTGAAGATGAGCTGAAACTCTGCAGAGAGGAAAAGGACATTCTTCATCTAGAGCTCTGTCAACTTAAAGAAGACAAAAATAATCTAGAAGAGAGACATCATGTGCTCAACAACCAAACACATGCAGTGACAATGGAGATGGAGACCCTTCAAGCACTGATGAAGGAGCTGAAAAATAGCAACAATGACCTAAAAGAGATCAACAAGAAACACGAGCATGATAAAATTCTTTATGTGCAGAACATGAAACATATTCAAACAATGTCAGAGAGGAATGCAATACTGGAAACTTCACTTTCAAATGCAAATGATGAGTTAAAGAGGTTACAAGAGAAACTAAAGACATCAGAAGACTCCTGCAAAAATCTCCAAAGGAGGGTTTCTCTTGATCAAACTGAAAAAGCTGTACTCATCTCTCATATGGATACTGCTGCTCAAAATATCGAGAAACTTTTGAACAAAAATACATTCTTGCAGAATTCCCTCTCTGATGTGAATGCTGAACTTGATAGTCTAAAAGAAAAGTTGAAAAGCTTGGATGAATCCTGCCGTTCTCTTCATGATCAAAAATCTACCCTTCTTTCTGAAAAGGACACTCTTGTTTCACAG GTGGAAAGCATCAGCTGGAGTTTAAGGAACTTGGAGAATAGCTACACTGAATTAGAAGGCAAATGCTCGAATCTAGAATGGGAGAAAGCTTCAATACTTTATCATGTTGCTGAGCTACAACAGTTACTGAGGCAAGAAAAGGACAAGCATACAGCTCTTATTGATTCGAGCAAAAATCAGCTTAGCACATTGGAAGATCAGATTTATCACCTGGAGAAACAAGGTCGGCAAAGGGAGGAGGAGCTTGAAGTGGAACAGCACAGAATTATGAATGCTCAGATTGAAATTTTCATCTTGCAGAGATGTCTATGTGATATGGAGGAGCAGAGTTTGAGCCATTCTGTTGGATTTCAAAGACATGAAGAAAATTTAAGATCTGCAGAGAAACTAATAGTCGAGCTTGAACAAGAATGCCTCATGAACAAGAAAAAGATGGAATCTTTAGTGGAGCATAATGAGAAACTAAGGGAGTGGATTCTTCGAATAGTCAAATTGCTTGAGATTGATCTGAAGTATGTTTCTTTCGATGATGTCAAAGATGACTTTCTTTTGCAGCTTATTCTATGTGAAGTCAGACACCTACTTAAATCTATTTCAGAGGCATATGACGAAAAGCAAATTCTGATCCTTGAAAAATCAGTTGTTGTCACTCTACTCGAGCAGTTTGGACTGTATGTTTCAGATCTGAGAGCAGAAATGATGGCTCTTGACAGGAAATCTAAAACAAGAACAGAGGAGTTTACAGCACTCAAAGACAAGAATGATGAAATCCTTCAGGTGAATAAGCAATTGAGGGAGAAGTTACAGGCCAGCAACCAAAGAGAGGAACTATTGAACACTGAAGTGGATACTCTTTTTAGACAGTTATTACAGTTACAAGAGGCTCACTGCAAACTACAAAGTGAAACCTCTAAGATGTTTGAAGGAAATCAATTTCTGTCTAAGAAACTTCATGAGTTGAGAAAGACAAaagaaaaattggaggaggaaaaCAGTGCCATGCTTGCAGAGATTATGGCCTTGGATTACCTTTCAGTGGCACTCCGGAATTCTAGTGCTGAGAGAGGATTGGAACTACAGATATTAAGTGATGAAAGGGACTGCCTTTGCAAGGCAAGAAATGACCTTGTCCAGGAAATTACACAAATTAGTGAAAAAGTTGAAGTGCTTGAGCTTGAAAACAAACATCTGAAAGTATCATTTACCAAATTGGAAGAGTGCAGAAGATATCTGTTAAGACTTGACAATGATCTGAACATGGCTAGAAATGTAATAAATGTTTGTGAACAACTGAATCTACAAAGTCATACAGGAAATAATCTTGTACTGGAGAAGGATGCGGAGTCGTCACAAGTGAAGAACAACCGAGATAGAAACCTAAAAGATCTTAAAATCAACACCAACGAGGCTGAGATAGTGAGAGAAGAAATGGAGAAGAAAATCTCCAGCTCAGAAGGTTATGGCTGTAAGAGAAATGAACTTGCATGCCTTCATCAAGCAAATGAGATTATGAAATCGGAAATGGATAGAATGAATGAACATGCCGACAAGCTCAGAATCAAAGAAGATAATCTGACTACTGAATTGCCAAAAAGAACAGATGAGACCAAGTCCTCTGAGGTAGAAATTTTATCACTGTTAAACGACGTTCAGTGTGCTACGATTACTGCAACACTATTTAGAGAGAAGGTAATTGAACTGATACTAACGTGTGAGAGCATCGAGAGAAGTGCCTTGTTGAACAGGAAAGTTCTACATGAGGAACTCATGCACAGAGATGCAAGAGTTGATGAACTGAAGGAAAAAGTAAATGCCCTGGAGGGAGAAAACAGAAGATTGAAGGAAGAACTGAATGCGTATTTGTCACTTCTAGGCAACTTTTGGGATGATATTGCTATCCTGGAAGAACAGACTCTCTACTTGGGAAAGCACCATCCATCACCAACCAATCAGGGAAAGCAG GAGAAGCAAACAAGGTCTGCTCACCAGAGGAGTCAAGAACTAAGTCAAACTTGCAGTGCGAGATCGCCGCCGGGAATCTTGGAATTGCAGAAGTTACAGGCCAAGGTCAAGGCACTTCAGAAATTGGTGAGGAAGACCAGGAGCCTCTTGGATCTGGAGAGGCTGGGAACACATGCTGGCTTGGAGGCTGCATGCAGAGAGATCGAAGcagtgaaatcaaaagacaaactAGACACTGACATGCGGAAGATGAAGTATGAGAGGATCATGAGAGACATACAGCTTGACATCGTTCTCAATTCTTCACGACATGGGAGCAGCAACATCCATTCTCATGGCGCAAACAAGAGGGAAAACGCCAGTGAAGCCTCGGGCCAGCCCCTTGAACTATGGGGAACAACATCTGAAGGTAATTGCAGCAATGAGACGCAGAAATCGCCACCGGTAATCGAGGAGCTCAGTGCAGCACACCACCTGATCGAGGAAATGGAGGGAAACCATCCCTCAAGCGAGCCGGTCTCCGAGAAAGAGTTGGGCGTTGACAAGCTCGAGGTGGCCAAGATAGCCGAGTCCCCCCAGGAATGGAGCCGAAGGGTCATGGAGATGCTTCGCTCTGATGCTCAAAGGCTCATGGTTCTCCAAGCAACCACACAGGAACTGCACAAGAACATGGAAGAACTCGAAAAGATCAACCACCCGACAAGATCCGATCTTGATGCTATCAAACTGCAGCTACAAGAAGCTGAATCAGCCACCTCGAAGCTGAGTGCCATCAACAGCAAATTGACAGAGAAAGCTGCAAGCTTTTCCGAGCCACCCGACCAGACCGGGGAGAAGAAGGATGCTGAGAACAGAAGCAGAAGACAAATCTCTGATCGGGCAGAGAAGTTGTCTGAAAAGATCGGAAGGTTGGAGTTGGATCTGCAGAAAGCACAATCCACGTTGCAGAAGATAGAGGAAGAACACAGAAGCAAGAAGACCAGAAGTGTGCAGAAGTCCGGAGTCCTCCTCAAGGAGTACATCTATGGGAAGAGAGACAgcgtcaagaagaagaagaagaggggcgcCTGCGGATGCATGCGGCCCAAAGCAAAGGGTGACTGA